One genomic segment of Ricinus communis isolate WT05 ecotype wild-type chromosome 3, ASM1957865v1, whole genome shotgun sequence includes these proteins:
- the LOC8263895 gene encoding uncharacterized protein LOC8263895 isoform X1 has protein sequence MNIKCRGEFAMENSDEEKDGGFGNYMPKELSMSVANGTKFVDEVLAGQSDRCLENFRMDKQVFYKLCDILQAKGLLRHTNRIKIEEQLAIFLFIVGHNLRTRAVQELFRYSGETISRHFNNVLNAIMAISLDFFHPPGSDVPSEILGDPRFYPYFKDCVGAVDGIHIPVMVGVDEQGPFRDKNGLLSQNVLAACSFDLKFHYVLAGWEGSASDLRVLNSALKRRNKLMVPEDKYYVVDSKYANLPGFIAPYNGIPHRSDEYSSAYHPQDPRELFNQRHSLLRNATDRIFGALKARFPILMSAPPYPLQTQVKLVVAACAIHNYIRREKPDDLIFRMYEHDSILQMEESLPPLEMEQPMMQVEEQALDIGFDTEQLEFSSQLRDSIASSLWDDYIRDLSAM, from the exons ATGAATATTAAGTGCAGAGGCGAATTTGCCATGGAGAACTCTGATGAGGAGAAAGATGGAGGTTTTGGGAATTATATGCCTAAAGAACTAAGTATGAGTGTAGCTAATGGTACCAAATTTGTAGATGAAGTACTAGCTGGTCAAAGTGACCGTTGTTTGGAAAATTTCCGCATGGATAAGCAGGTATTCTACAAGTTATGTGACATTTTGCAAGCCAAGGGCCTGCTACGCCATACAAATAGAATCAAGATTGAGGAGCAATTAGCCATCTTCCTATTCATTGTTGGGCATAATCTGCGTACAAGAGCTGTCCAAGAGTTATTCCGGTATTCAGGAGAAACGATAAGTCGTCATTTCAACAATGTTTTGAATGCTATTATGGCAATTTCATTAGATTTCTTTCACCCTCCAGGATCTGATGTTCCATCAGAAATCTTGGGAGATCCTAGATTTTATCCTTATTTTAAG GATTGTGTGGGAGCAGTTGATGGCATACACATACCTGTTATGGTTGGTGTGGATGAACAAGGGCCCTTTCGCGACAAGAATGGATTACTTTCTCAAAATGTTTTGGCAGCTTGCTCATTTGATCTCAAGTTTCATTATGTTCTAGCTGGCTGGGAAGGCTCAGCATCAGATTTGCGAGTTCTAAACTCAGCTCTTAAAAGGCGTAACAAGTTGATGGTCCCTGAAG ATAAGTACTATGTTGTTGACagcaaatatgcaaatttGCCAGGCTTTATAGCCCCATATAATGGGATTCCTCATCGATCAGATGAATATTCCAGTGCTTATCATCCTCAAGATCCCAGAGAACTATTCAATCAAAGGCACTCACTATTGAGAAATGCCACTGACCGTATCTTTGGGGCTCTGAAGGCACGATTTCCTATATTGATGTCAGCTCCACCCTATCCTTTACAGACACAGGTTAAGTTGGTTGTAGCAGCATGCGCAATACACAATTATATTCGTAGGGAGAAACCagatgatttaatttttagaatgtATGAACATGATAGTATATTACAAATGGAAGAGTCATTGCCCCCACTAGAGATGGAACAGCCAATGATGCAGGTAGAGGAACAGGCTCTGGACATCGGTTTTGACACAGAACAGCTTGAATTTAGTTCACAGTTGCGAGACTCTATTGCCAGCAGTTTGTGGGATGACTATATTCGTGATCTGTCAGCTATGTAA
- the LOC8263895 gene encoding uncharacterized protein LOC8263895 isoform X2 translates to MENSDEEKDGGFGNYMPKELSMSVANGTKFVDEVLAGQSDRCLENFRMDKQVFYKLCDILQAKGLLRHTNRIKIEEQLAIFLFIVGHNLRTRAVQELFRYSGETISRHFNNVLNAIMAISLDFFHPPGSDVPSEILGDPRFYPYFKDCVGAVDGIHIPVMVGVDEQGPFRDKNGLLSQNVLAACSFDLKFHYVLAGWEGSASDLRVLNSALKRRNKLMVPEDKYYVVDSKYANLPGFIAPYNGIPHRSDEYSSAYHPQDPRELFNQRHSLLRNATDRIFGALKARFPILMSAPPYPLQTQVKLVVAACAIHNYIRREKPDDLIFRMYEHDSILQMEESLPPLEMEQPMMQVEEQALDIGFDTEQLEFSSQLRDSIASSLWDDYIRDLSAM, encoded by the exons ATGGAGAACTCTGATGAGGAGAAAGATGGAGGTTTTGGGAATTATATGCCTAAAGAACTAAGTATGAGTGTAGCTAATGGTACCAAATTTGTAGATGAAGTACTAGCTGGTCAAAGTGACCGTTGTTTGGAAAATTTCCGCATGGATAAGCAGGTATTCTACAAGTTATGTGACATTTTGCAAGCCAAGGGCCTGCTACGCCATACAAATAGAATCAAGATTGAGGAGCAATTAGCCATCTTCCTATTCATTGTTGGGCATAATCTGCGTACAAGAGCTGTCCAAGAGTTATTCCGGTATTCAGGAGAAACGATAAGTCGTCATTTCAACAATGTTTTGAATGCTATTATGGCAATTTCATTAGATTTCTTTCACCCTCCAGGATCTGATGTTCCATCAGAAATCTTGGGAGATCCTAGATTTTATCCTTATTTTAAG GATTGTGTGGGAGCAGTTGATGGCATACACATACCTGTTATGGTTGGTGTGGATGAACAAGGGCCCTTTCGCGACAAGAATGGATTACTTTCTCAAAATGTTTTGGCAGCTTGCTCATTTGATCTCAAGTTTCATTATGTTCTAGCTGGCTGGGAAGGCTCAGCATCAGATTTGCGAGTTCTAAACTCAGCTCTTAAAAGGCGTAACAAGTTGATGGTCCCTGAAG ATAAGTACTATGTTGTTGACagcaaatatgcaaatttGCCAGGCTTTATAGCCCCATATAATGGGATTCCTCATCGATCAGATGAATATTCCAGTGCTTATCATCCTCAAGATCCCAGAGAACTATTCAATCAAAGGCACTCACTATTGAGAAATGCCACTGACCGTATCTTTGGGGCTCTGAAGGCACGATTTCCTATATTGATGTCAGCTCCACCCTATCCTTTACAGACACAGGTTAAGTTGGTTGTAGCAGCATGCGCAATACACAATTATATTCGTAGGGAGAAACCagatgatttaatttttagaatgtATGAACATGATAGTATATTACAAATGGAAGAGTCATTGCCCCCACTAGAGATGGAACAGCCAATGATGCAGGTAGAGGAACAGGCTCTGGACATCGGTTTTGACACAGAACAGCTTGAATTTAGTTCACAGTTGCGAGACTCTATTGCCAGCAGTTTGTGGGATGACTATATTCGTGATCTGTCAGCTATGTAA